CTGGTGGTTTAATAACAACTTTGTTAGAACTATGTTTTGCTGAAAATAATTTGGGTGCAGAACTAGACTTAACTGCATTGCAACAAAAAGATTCTATTAAAGTATTATTTGCTGAAAATTCTGGAATAGTGTTCCAATCCTCAGACAACAGTATTGAAGCTGAATTATCTGCAGCTAATATAGACTTCCATAATATTGGAAAAGTTACTAAAAGTGACACGCTAAGCGTGATTAACCAAAACGATGTTTTTACCATGACTGTTTCTAGATTAAGAGATATGTGGTACAAGACTTCATATTTACTAGACCAAAAACAAACGGCAAATGGTTTAGCAAAAGACCGTTTTAAAAATTATAAAAATCAGCCATTAGCTTATACGTTTCCTGAAAAATTTACAGGCGTTTTAGAAGATTACAAAAACAATACAAACAAACCGAAAGCTGCTATTATCCGCGAAAAAGGAAGTAACTCAGAACGAGAAATGGCAAATGCGATGTATTTAGCTGGTTTTGATGTAAAAGATGTACACATGACAGATTTAATATCTGGTCGTGAAACTTTAGAAGACATTCAATTCATAGGTGCTGTTGGCGGATTCTCTAATTCTGACGTTTTAGGTTCGGCAAAAGGTTGGGCAGGTGCTTTTAAATACAATGAAAAAGCAAACAAAGCACTAAAAAACTTCTTTAAAAGAGAAGATACCTTATCTGTAGGTATCTGTAATGGCTGTCAATTATGGATGGAACTAGACCTTATTAATCCAGACCATGATCTACACGGAAAAATGACGTACAATAATTCTGGTAAACACGAAAGCGCATTTACATCTGTAGAGGTTCAAGAAAACAATTCTATAATGCTTTCAACTTTAACAGGCACTACATTGGGTGTTTGGATTTCTCACGGTGAAGGTAAATTTAGCTTACCATATTCAGAAGACAAGTATGATATCGTTGCTAAATATGCTTATGAAGCCTATCCACACAACCCAAATGGCTCGGACTTTAATACAGCGATGTTGTGTGATAAAACAGGTCGTCACTTAGTAACTATGCCACACATTGAGCGTTCTACGTTTCCATGGAATTGGGCGAACTATCCAACCGACAGAAATGATAAAGTGTCACCTTGGCTAGAGGCGTTTGTAAATGCAAGACTATGGATTGAAAAGCAATAAATATTTGTTAAAAACTCATTCTCATTTTTAATCATTCAAAATACTAATGTTAATTTTCATATTTTCGTAATATTGCTTTCCTATAATTGAATTTTGACTATGACAGAAATAAAACGACTTTTTGATTTTCCGTACCACCAATTAAAGCATAATCCAAATGATAGCGCCTTGGTAACTAAATATGATGGAAAATGGACACCTATGTCTACACAAGAATATTTAGATAAGGCAAATGCGATAAGTCGTGCACTTTTGAGAATGGGAGTTCAAAAAGGTGATAAAATTGCCTTAATTTCTTCAACAAATCGTACCGAATGGAATATCATGGATATAGGTACATTACAAGTTGGTGCTACCAATGTACCAATTTATCCTACTATTTGTGCAGAAGATTATGAATATGTCTTAAATCATAGTGAATCTACATATTGCTTTGTATCTGATGCCGAAGTATTAGAAAAAGTAAATAAAATAAAAGCAAAAACTCAGCTTAAAGAAGTATATTCTTTTAACCAAATCGATGGGTGTAAGCATTACTCAGAATTATTTGAACTTGGAAAAGACGACAGTAACCAATCTGAGGTTGAAGCCCGTAAAGATAAAGTTAAATCTGAAGATTTAGCAACTATCATTTATACTTCTGGTACTACAGGAAAACCAAAAGGTGTTATGTTGAGCCACTGGAATATTACAAGTAATGTATTAGCAAGTTCACCTAGAGTACCTCTTCCAGAAACTGGAGGAACACGTGTATTAAGCTTTTTGCCTATTTGCCACATTTTTGAGCGTGTCCTAATTTATGTATACCAGTATGCTGGTACATCAATTTATTTTGCTGAAGCTTTAGATAAAATCGGCGACAACGCTAAAGAAATAAAACCTAACCTTATGAGTGTTGTACCTAGACTACTTGAAAAGGTTTTTGACAAAATAATGCTTAAAGGCGAAGACCTAACTGGTATAAAAAAAGCATTATTCTTTTGGGCTGTAAGACTAGGTGAAAAATGGGAACCTTACGGCGCCAATGGTGCTTTTTATGAATTTAAATTAAAGATAGCAAACAAACTTATCTTTAGTAAATGGAGAGACGCTTTAGGCGGAAATCTATACACTATGGTATCCGGAAGTGCAGCGCTTCAACCACGATTAGCTAGAGTCTTTGGAGCAGCTGGCATGAGAGTCATGGAAGGTTATGGGCTAACAGAAACCTCACCTGTCGTTTCCGTAGGATTATACAAGGACAATATGTACCAAGTAGGTACTGTAGGTAAACCAATACCAGATGTTGAAGTTAAAATTGCAGATGACGGAGAACTTTTAATAAAAGGGCCAAATGTAATGATGGGTTATTATAAAGACCCTGAAAAAACGGCTTCAGTAATGACTGACGATTATTTTCATACTGGAGATAAAGGAGAAATCACCCATGACGGATTCTTAAAAATTACTGGACGTAAAAAAGAAATGTTTAAAACTTCTGGAGGAAAATATGTCATTCCGACACTTCTAGAAAATGACCTTAAACAATCTTTATTTATAGAACAAGTTATGGTTGTCGGTGAAGGCGAAAAAATGCCGGGTGCAATCATTCAGCCTAACTTTGAGTTTATAAAAGACTGGATAGAACATAAAGGTCACGAAATTGGTACATCTGAAAGTGAGATTGCATCTTCAGAAATTGTAATAAAACGCATTCAAAAAGAAGTCGATAAATACAATAAAAACTTTGGGAAATGGGAACAAATAAAACGTTTTGAGCTCACACCTACTGTTTGGTCTATTGATAACGGTGAATTAACACCGACTATGAAAATGAAAAGAAACGTGATTAAAGAGATGTATAATCATCTCTATGAAAAAATTTATAGACCTTAACTTACACAGAAAATAATAATACAAACCTGCTCTTATAGCAGGTTTTTTTGTTCTTCTTATTTACTAGAAGATAAAAAATACTATGCGTGCATAATTTATTCACATATACTATGCGTGCATAGTATTTTTTATTATATTTGTTTCCCTAACACGAAAACGTTTGAGTTTGAAAGACAAAACTATAGACTATGTATTGAGAACAACTTGGTTGGCTATCAATAAAATGTATAACGAAGAAGCTGCGCAATTTGGTGTTACCATGGCTACAGGCTTTGCTTTGTTAAGTATAGATCCAGAAGAAGGAACACCTTCTACTTCTTTAGGTCCTAAAATGGGTATGGAAGCAACTAGCCTTTCACGAACACTTAAGACTATGGAAGAAAAAGGTCTCATCGTACGTAAACCAAATCCCGAAGATGGTCGTGGTGTACTAATCCATTTAACCGATTTCGGTAAAGAAAAACGAAACTATTCTCGTGATCGCGTTTTGACATTCAATAATGCAATAAGAGAAAATGCTTCTGAAGAAGAGTTATTAGGCTTCTACAAAGTCGCAGAGGTTATCAATCGCATGATTTCAAATAAAAAAATATACAATCAAAAAGAAACAATTCTAAAATAATGAGTAAACGTAGAATTAATAAAATAGCAATTATTGGCTCTGGTATAATGGGTAGCGGTATTGCTTGTCATTTTGCCAATATTGGTGTTGATGTCTTGTTATTAGACATTGTACCAAGAGAATTAAACGACAAAGAAAAAGCCAAAGGCTTAACTCTTGAAGACAAAATAGTCAGAAACAGGTTAGTAAACGATGCTCTAACAGCGTCTTTGAAGTCAAAACCTTCTCCTATTTATAAACAGTCTTTCGCAAAACGAATTACCACTGGTAATTTAGAAGATGATATTGCAAAAGTTGCTCATGTCGATTGGATTATGGAAGTTGTTGTTGAGAGATTAGATATCAAGCAACAAGTTTTTGAAAAACTTGAGAAACATAGAACTCCAGGCACACTAATAACATCAAATACCTCTGGTATTCCTATTAAGTTTATGAATGAAGGACGAAGTGAAGATTTCCAGAAACACTTCTGTGGTACACACTTCTTTAACCCTGCGCGTTACTTAAAATTATTCGAAATCATTCCAGGACCAAAAACAGATGCTTCGGTTTTAAAATTCTTAAATGGATATGGAGAACAATTCTTAGGAAAAACATCTGTAATTGCTAAAGATACACCTGCATTTATTGGAAACCGTGTTGGTATTTTCTCAATCATGAGTTTATTCCATACCGTAAAGGAAATTGATTTAACCATCGAAGAAGTTGATAAATTATCTGGCCCAGTAATTGGTCGTCCAAAATCAGCAACTTTTAGAACAGTTGATGTCGTTGGTTTAGATACGTTAGTTCATGTGGCTAATGGTATTGCAGACAATTGTAAAGATGACGAACGCTTAGAGCTTTTCAAACTTCCAGATTTCATCAATACTATGATGGAAAATAAATGGTTAGGAAGTAAAACTGGGCAAGGTTTTTACAAAAAAAATGTTTCTGCAGATGGTAAAAAAGAAATTTTAAGTCTTGATTTAAACACTTTAGAATATAGAGAAAAGAAACGTGCAAAATTTGCAACGTTAGAATTGACTAAAACTATTGATAAAGTTGCAGACCGTTTCAAAGTATTGGTAAAAGGAAAAGATAAAGCAGGAGAATTCTATAGAAAAAGTTTTTCGGCATTATTTGCTTACGTATCTAACCGTATTCCTGAAATATCAGATGAATTATATAAAATTGATGATGCTATGAAAGCTGGATTTGGTTGGGAACATGGTCCTTTCCAAATTTGGGACGCCATTGGTGTTGAAAAAGGAATTGAAATGATGCAAGCCGAAGGTTTAAAACCTGCTGATTGGGTTGCAGATATGCTAGAATCTGGAAGCGATAGCTTCTACTCTATCAAAGACGGTGCAACATACTTCTATGATATTCCAAAGAAAGAACAAGAAAAAGTTCCTGGACAGGATGCGTTTATAATTTTAGATAATATTAGAAAAACAACAGAAGTATTTAGTAATTCTGGAGTTTCAATTCAAGATTTAGGTGATGGTATTCTTAATGTAGAATTCCAATCTAAGATGAATACTATTGGTGGTGATGTTCTAGCAGGTATTAATAAAGGTATTGATTTAGCAGAAAAAGATTTTGCTGGATTAATCGTAGGTAATCAAGGTCCAAATTTCTCAGTTGGCGCAAACATCGGAATGATATTCATGATGGCTGCAGAGCAAGAATATGACGAGCTTAATATGGCTATCAAATACTTCCAAGACACAATGATGCGTATGCGTTATTCTTCAATACCAACAATTTCTGCACCTCACGGTATGGCACTTGGTGGTGGTTGCGAAATTTCATTACACGCAGATAAAATTGTTGCTGCAGCAGAAACTTACATGGGACTTGTAGAGTTTGGTGTTGGTGTGATTCCTGGTGGTGGAGGCTCTAAGGAAATGGCCTTAAGAGCATCAGACACTTTCAGAAAAGGTGATGTTCAATTAAATACACTGCAAGAATACTTCCTAACTATTGGTATGGCTAAAGTGTCTACCTCTGCATACGAAGCTTTTGATTTAGGTTTAATGCAACAAGGAAAAGATTTTGTTGTGGTTAATAAAGACCGTCAAATAGCAACAGCAAAGGCACACGCAAAACTAATGGCTGATGCTGGATACACGCAACCAGTAAAACGAAATGATGTTTTAGTATTAGGAAAGCAAGCACTAAGTATGTTTATGGTTGGTACAGATTCTATGCAAGACAGTAAATACATTAGCGAACACGACCGTAAAATTGCAAATAAATTAGGTTATGTAATGGCTGGAGGAGATTTGTCTGAACCAACTAGAGTATCTGAACAATACCTATTGGATATTGAAAGAGAAGCTTTCTTGAGTTTATGTACAGAACGTAAAACATTAGAGAGAATCCAACACATGCTAACAAAAGGTAAACCTTTAAGAAACTAAGAAAAAGATGAAAACAGCATATATAGTGAAAGCATATAGAACCGCAGTTGGTAAAGCACCAAAAGGCGTGTTCCGTTTTAAAAGAACAGATGAGTTGGCAGCAGAAACCATCAAACATATGATGAAAGAGCTACCAAATTTAGATCCAAAACGTATTGACGATGTTATTGTTGGTAATGCAATGCCAGAAGGTTCTCAAGGATTAAATATGGCGCGTTTAATCTCTTTAATGGGATTAGAAGTTATTGATGTTCCTGGTGTAACCGTAAACCGTTTTTGCTCTTCTGGAGTTGAAACAATCGGTATGGCTACAGCAAAAATACAAGCTGGCATGGCAGATTGTATCATCGCTGGTGGTGCAGAAAGTATGAGTAGCGTTCCAATGACAGGTTTTAAACCAGAATTGAATTACGATGCTATTGTAAAAACTGGTAACGAAGATTATTATTGGGGAATGGGTAATACTGCTGAAGCAGTTGCAAATCAATTCAATGTATCTCGTGAAGACCAAGATGAGTTTGCATACAAATCACACATGAAAGCGTTACGCGCACAAGCCGAAAACCGTTTTCAAGACCAAATTGTACCAATAAATGTTGAACAAACTTACATTGATGCGAACGGAAAGAAAGCGACAAAATCATATACCGTAACTAAAGACGAAGGTCCAAGAAAAGGGACCAGTAAAGAAGCATTAGCTAAACTAAGGGCTGTTTTTGCAGCTGGCGGAAGTGTTACTGCAGGTAACTCATCACAAATGAGTGATGGTGCAGCATTCGTAATGGTTATGAGCGAAGACATGGTTAAGGAGTTAAACTTAGAGCCAGTTGCACGTATGGTAAACTATGCTGCTGCAGGTGTTGAACCTCGTATTATGGGTATTGGTCCAGTAAAAGCTATTCCCAAAGCACTGAAACAAGCTGGTCTAAAACAAGATGATTTATCATTAATTGAATTGAATGAAGCCTTCGCTTCTCAATCTCTTGCTGTTATTAGAGAATTAGACTTAAATCTGGATATCATTAACGTTAATGGTGGCGCAATTGCTCTTGGTCATCCACTAGGATGTACTGGCGCTAAATTGTCAGTGCAATTATTTGACGAAATGCGTAAACAAAATATGCAAGGTAAATATGGTGCAGTTACCATGTGTGTAGGTACTGGTCAAGGTGCTTGTGGCCTATTTGAATTTTTAAATTAAGAAAGTAAAGAAATTAAGATTATATAGTAGTTATGGAAGCAACTCAAGAAAAAGAATTACTAAGAGGCGGACAGTTCTTAGTAAAAGAAACAAAATGCGAAGACGTATTTACTCCTGAAGATTTTTCAGAAGAACAGAATATGATGAAAGAAGCGGTGATGGAATTCAACGAGCGTGAAATCATTGCACACAAACCAAGATTTGAAGCTAAAGATTATGCATTAACTGAAGAAGTTATGCGCAAAGCCGGAGAATTAGGATTCTTAGGTGTAGCAGTTCCTGAAGCTTATGGTGGATTAGGAATGGGATTTGTTTCTACCTGCTTAACCTGTGATTATATTTCTTCTGGAACAGGTTCTTTTAGTACTGCTTTTGGAGCGCATACAGGAATTGGCACTATGCCAATAACATTATATGGAACTGAAGCTCAAAAACAAAAATACGTACCTAAATTGGCTTCTGGTGAGCAGTTTGGTGCTTATTGTTTAACTGAACCGGGTGCAGGTTCGGATGCTAATTCTGGTAAGACAACTGCTGAGTTAACTGCAGATGGAAAGTCTTATAAAATTAACGGACAGAAAATGTGGATATCCAATGCAGGTTTCTGTAGTGTGATGATAGTTTTTGCTCGTATAGAAGATGACAAAAATATTACTGGTTTCATCGTTGAATATGATGGAGATAATCCAAACGGAATTACTTTAGGAGAAGAAGAACACAAATTAGGTATTAGAGCAAGTTCTACACGTCAAGTATTCTTTAACGATACTGTTGTACCTGTAGAAAATATGTTAGCAGGTCGTGGCGAAGGTTTTAAAATTGCAATGAATGCTTTAAATGTTGGACGTATTAAATTAGCGGCTGCGTGTTTAGATTCTCAAAGACGTATAATCACTACTGGTGTAGAATATGCTACGGAAAGAAAACAATTTAAAACACCTATCGCTGATTTTGGTGCTATTAAAATGAAATTAGCCAAAATGGCAACAGACGCCTATGCTGGTGAATCTGCAACGTATCGTGCTGCTAAAAATATTGAAGACCGTATCGCTTTACGTGAAGCTGCTGGTAATACTCACCAAGAAGCAGAACTTAAAGGCGTTGAGGAATATGCTATTGAATGTTCCATCTTAAAAGTAGCCGTATCAGAAGACGTACAGAATTGTGCTGACGAAGGTATCCAAATTTTTGGTGGTATGGGATTCTCTGAAGAAACACCTATGGAAGCTGCTTGGAGAGATGCGCGTATAGCACGTATCTACGAAGGAACTAACGAAATTAATAGAATGCTTTCTGTTGGTATGTTAGTGAAGAAAGCAATGAAAGGTCATGTAGATTTATTAGGTCCTGCACAAGCTGTACAAAGTGAACTGATGGGTATTCCTTCTTTTGAAACGCCAGACTATTCAGAGTTATTCTCAGAAGAAAAAGCAATGATTGCGAAACTTAAAAAAGTATTTTTAATGGTTGCAGGTGCTGCGGTTCAAAAATTTGGTCCAGAAATGGAGAAACATCAACAATTATTAATTGCTGCTTCTGATATCTTAATCGAAATATATATGGCAGAATCTACAATTTTAAGAACTGAGAAAAATGCCAAACGTACAAGCGAAAAAGAACAATCCGTACAAATTGCTATGTCTAAATTATATTTATACAATGCTGTAAATATCATTGAAGATAAAGGAAAAGAAAGTATTATTTCTTTTGCAGAAGGCGACGAGCAACGTATGATGTTGATGGGACTTAAACGTTTTACGAAGTATACAAACTATCCAGATATCGTTGATTTACGTAACGAGATTGCTGAAAAAGTAAAAGCAGAAAACAAGTATTGCTTTTAATAAAATTTTGTTCTGAAGGATTAATTGCCGACAGATTGAAGTGGTTAAGTTTAAATTAGATTTTTAAAAGCCGATTTGTTTAAATACAAATCGGCTTTTATATTTCCGTATATTTAGATTTCAAATTACTTGCAATATGAAATTCAGATTACTAATACTCTCATTTTTTGTTATTACTACTACTCTAGCCCAAAACACAGAAGTTCATCTTTTTGATATTAAAAATACGGATGGCGAATTATCCTTAATCAATCAACGCAATGTGTCAAACAACGAAGGTTACGATAACCAACCTAGTTTTTATAACGATAATATCTTAACCTATGTTTCTACAAGAAATAATCAGACAGATATTGCCAAGTATAACATAAGAGATAAAGTTTCAAGCTTTATAAATAGTACACCAAATGGTGGTGAGTATTCTCCTGTAAAAATTCCAAATTCAAAAGATGTATCTGCTGTACGATTAGATAATGATGGTAAACAACGCTTATATCGTTATAATTTTAAAACAAGAGAATATACTGAACTAATAAAAGACTTAGTTGTAGCCTATTACACATGGTATGATAGTAACACTGTAGTTTCGGCAGTAATAGTAGATGATGGCTTAAATCTATTTGTAACAGATATCAAAACTCAAAAAAGCCGAAAATATGCCACTAATGTAGGGCGCTCGTTTCATAAAATCCCAAATTCTAAATTAGTAAGCTTTATCTCAAAAGAAGATGATAAATGGCTTATAAAATCTTTAGATCCATTAACGGGTGAGATAAAAACAATTATCCAAACAGTACCAGATGTCGAAGACATGTGCTGGCTTATTGATGGTAGTATTTTAATTCCAACAGCGAATAGAATCTACAAATTTAATCCAGAAAAAGATTCTCGGTTTTCGATTCTTAAAGATTTTGAAGATGATAATATCCAGAATATAACGCGTATTACCACAAATGAAATTGGCACGATGCTCGCTTTAGTATCAGAAGTATCACCAGAAGTTATTGTACAAAAACAATTAGACGCTTATAACGCAAGAGATATTGATGCATTTATGACCACTTACACCAAAGACATTAAGCTCTATAACTTTCCGAATGAATTACGTTCTGAAGGTCAAGAAGCTATGAAAAACTCTTACAAAGGCTTTTTTGAGAGCACACCTGATTTACATTGCAAAATATTATACCGTATCGTTACGGGCAATAAAGTCATTGACCATGAATTAGTGACTGCCAATGGCAGCACCTTTAAAGCAGTTGCCGTTTATGAGGTCGAAAATGGTTTGATTAGCAAGGTGACTTTTATAAACTAATTTCTGTTACTTAGAACCAATCAAAATCAAATCCTTTTGTGGTGCAATTAAATATTCTGCACCATCTTTTTTTACAACTGCCATCTCCTCTACCGAAATGGTTTTCACACCACCGTTGTCTAATTTCCAAGCATGGAAACCATCAAAAGCAAAGGTCATACCTTCTTTAATTAGCTTCTCTGAAGCTGGTCTTACATGTGAGGTTTGTGAGCCTCCAAGATTAGGACCAACATCGTGCGCCACATAACCTACAGGATGTCCTGTACTCCACATCACATAATCAGAACCTGCTTTTTCCATCAATACACGTTGTACTCTATCGACATCTACACCTTTTACGCCAGGTTTCATAGCAGTTAACGCTGCACGATTTCCTGCTTTACCGCTTTCCCAATAATGTAAAATATCATCTGGTGCTTTAGTTTCGCCATCTTCTAATACATAAGCAAAACGTTGTATATCGCTTACCCAACGGTCATAAACCTTTATACCAAAATCTATTTGTATCACATCGCCAGGCATAATCACTTTATCTGTAGCGTGCGAATGCCCACGGTCTTCACCAGAATTTACATTAGGATTTTGGTCTGGTGCCCAACCATCTTTGACACCATATTCAGTCATTTTTTGTTTTAAAAACTTAGCAATATCAGCGTCTGTTGACTTACCTGGAACAACTTGTTTATAAGCTTCAATTTGCCAATCGGCAGTAAGTTGTGCTGCTTTCTTTAAAATTTTAACTTCTGCTGGTAGTTTTATGGACAACCATTCGTAAACAACATCTGTTGATGGCACCAAACGGTCGGTATCTTCGCCAAGAAAATCTTCTAAATTTTGACGTTGCGTAAATGATAAACCATCAGCAACAGAATTGCTATCAGAGGAATTTACAGCAATAGCCTTAAAATCTTTTTTCTTAATAAAATCGACAGCCATTTTTACAGCAGACGTACCACGTTCAACAGAAACCACCTCATCATGGATATCTAAATCATCTAAAGCTGTGGCTTCACCAGATGGTGAAAATACTTTGGAGTGAAACCCTTCTGCATCGTTATAGAACAAAAATACCGCAGTACCACCAGCATTTTCGCCTCCGATATGGTCTGCCATTGGATCATTATTATTTTCTCTACAAATGGTTAACCATGCATCTACATTCGCATTTTTTAAAGCATTAGGCAGTAATGTATTTATGCGCTCCTTTCTAATCTCTGGCCATGGACTCTCACCCCAATACGTTTCAGGGTTAATTTCAGCAACTTCAGAGTTAGAAGATATTTTTGAATCTGTACAACCAATAATTAAGATGGTAATAAGAAGTAATAATGGATAAAATCGTTTCATTTTTTAACTTTATAGTATCTTGACGAAGATACACATTAAAAGAAAAAATAATTAAATACAAATGAAGTACATTTCAATTTTCACACTTCTCTTTTCTATTTGCTTTTATGCTCAGAACAAAACATTAGAACCAAAACTAGAAAACATCGCTTGGATTTCTGGCACATGGCATGGTGAAGCTTTTGGTGGTATAACCGAAGAAATTTGGAGTGAACCTTCTGGTGGCTCAATGATGGCAACCTTTAAACTTATTAATGATGGTAAAGTAACATTCTACGAAATTGAAATTATTCGTGAGATAGAAAACTCGCTTATACTCCAACTTAAACATTTTGGAGCAGA
This DNA window, taken from Winogradskyella sp. PC-19, encodes the following:
- a CDS encoding MarR family winged helix-turn-helix transcriptional regulator, with protein sequence MKDKTIDYVLRTTWLAINKMYNEEAAQFGVTMATGFALLSIDPEEGTPSTSLGPKMGMEATSLSRTLKTMEEKGLIVRKPNPEDGRGVLIHLTDFGKEKRNYSRDRVLTFNNAIRENASEEELLGFYKVAEVINRMISNKKIYNQKETILK
- a CDS encoding acetyl-CoA C-acyltransferase is translated as MKTAYIVKAYRTAVGKAPKGVFRFKRTDELAAETIKHMMKELPNLDPKRIDDVIVGNAMPEGSQGLNMARLISLMGLEVIDVPGVTVNRFCSSGVETIGMATAKIQAGMADCIIAGGAESMSSVPMTGFKPELNYDAIVKTGNEDYYWGMGNTAEAVANQFNVSREDQDEFAYKSHMKALRAQAENRFQDQIVPINVEQTYIDANGKKATKSYTVTKDEGPRKGTSKEALAKLRAVFAAGGSVTAGNSSQMSDGAAFVMVMSEDMVKELNLEPVARMVNYAAAGVEPRIMGIGPVKAIPKALKQAGLKQDDLSLIELNEAFASQSLAVIRELDLNLDIINVNGGAIALGHPLGCTGAKLSVQLFDEMRKQNMQGKYGAVTMCVGTGQGACGLFEFLN
- a CDS encoding M24 family metallopeptidase; amino-acid sequence: MKRFYPLLLLITILIIGCTDSKISSNSEVAEINPETYWGESPWPEIRKERINTLLPNALKNANVDAWLTICRENNNDPMADHIGGENAGGTAVFLFYNDAEGFHSKVFSPSGEATALDDLDIHDEVVSVERGTSAVKMAVDFIKKKDFKAIAVNSSDSNSVADGLSFTQRQNLEDFLGEDTDRLVPSTDVVYEWLSIKLPAEVKILKKAAQLTADWQIEAYKQVVPGKSTDADIAKFLKQKMTEYGVKDGWAPDQNPNVNSGEDRGHSHATDKVIMPGDVIQIDFGIKVYDRWVSDIQRFAYVLEDGETKAPDDILHYWESGKAGNRAALTAMKPGVKGVDVDRVQRVLMEKAGSDYVMWSTGHPVGYVAHDVGPNLGGSQTSHVRPASEKLIKEGMTFAFDGFHAWKLDNGGVKTISVEEMAVVKKDGAEYLIAPQKDLILIGSK
- a CDS encoding acyl-CoA dehydrogenase family protein, yielding MEATQEKELLRGGQFLVKETKCEDVFTPEDFSEEQNMMKEAVMEFNEREIIAHKPRFEAKDYALTEEVMRKAGELGFLGVAVPEAYGGLGMGFVSTCLTCDYISSGTGSFSTAFGAHTGIGTMPITLYGTEAQKQKYVPKLASGEQFGAYCLTEPGAGSDANSGKTTAELTADGKSYKINGQKMWISNAGFCSVMIVFARIEDDKNITGFIVEYDGDNPNGITLGEEEHKLGIRASSTRQVFFNDTVVPVENMLAGRGEGFKIAMNALNVGRIKLAAACLDSQRRIITTGVEYATERKQFKTPIADFGAIKMKLAKMATDAYAGESATYRAAKNIEDRIALREAAGNTHQEAELKGVEEYAIECSILKVAVSEDVQNCADEGIQIFGGMGFSEETPMEAAWRDARIARIYEGTNEINRMLSVGMLVKKAMKGHVDLLGPAQAVQSELMGIPSFETPDYSELFSEEKAMIAKLKKVFLMVAGAAVQKFGPEMEKHQQLLIAASDILIEIYMAESTILRTEKNAKRTSEKEQSVQIAMSKLYLYNAVNIIEDKGKESIISFAEGDEQRMMLMGLKRFTKYTNYPDIVDLRNEIAEKVKAENKYCF
- a CDS encoding AMP-dependent synthetase/ligase, producing MTEIKRLFDFPYHQLKHNPNDSALVTKYDGKWTPMSTQEYLDKANAISRALLRMGVQKGDKIALISSTNRTEWNIMDIGTLQVGATNVPIYPTICAEDYEYVLNHSESTYCFVSDAEVLEKVNKIKAKTQLKEVYSFNQIDGCKHYSELFELGKDDSNQSEVEARKDKVKSEDLATIIYTSGTTGKPKGVMLSHWNITSNVLASSPRVPLPETGGTRVLSFLPICHIFERVLIYVYQYAGTSIYFAEALDKIGDNAKEIKPNLMSVVPRLLEKVFDKIMLKGEDLTGIKKALFFWAVRLGEKWEPYGANGAFYEFKLKIANKLIFSKWRDALGGNLYTMVSGSAALQPRLARVFGAAGMRVMEGYGLTETSPVVSVGLYKDNMYQVGTVGKPIPDVEVKIADDGELLIKGPNVMMGYYKDPEKTASVMTDDYFHTGDKGEITHDGFLKITGRKKEMFKTSGGKYVIPTLLENDLKQSLFIEQVMVVGEGEKMPGAIIQPNFEFIKDWIEHKGHEIGTSESEIASSEIVIKRIQKEVDKYNKNFGKWEQIKRFELTPTVWSIDNGELTPTMKMKRNVIKEMYNHLYEKIYRP
- a CDS encoding nuclear transport factor 2 family protein, producing the protein MKFRLLILSFFVITTTLAQNTEVHLFDIKNTDGELSLINQRNVSNNEGYDNQPSFYNDNILTYVSTRNNQTDIAKYNIRDKVSSFINSTPNGGEYSPVKIPNSKDVSAVRLDNDGKQRLYRYNFKTREYTELIKDLVVAYYTWYDSNTVVSAVIVDDGLNLFVTDIKTQKSRKYATNVGRSFHKIPNSKLVSFISKEDDKWLIKSLDPLTGEIKTIIQTVPDVEDMCWLIDGSILIPTANRIYKFNPEKDSRFSILKDFEDDNIQNITRITTNEIGTMLALVSEVSPEVIVQKQLDAYNARDIDAFMTTYTKDIKLYNFPNELRSEGQEAMKNSYKGFFESTPDLHCKILYRIVTGNKVIDHELVTANGSTFKAVAVYEVENGLISKVTFIN
- a CDS encoding 3-hydroxyacyl-CoA dehydrogenase/enoyl-CoA hydratase family protein — protein: MSKRRINKIAIIGSGIMGSGIACHFANIGVDVLLLDIVPRELNDKEKAKGLTLEDKIVRNRLVNDALTASLKSKPSPIYKQSFAKRITTGNLEDDIAKVAHVDWIMEVVVERLDIKQQVFEKLEKHRTPGTLITSNTSGIPIKFMNEGRSEDFQKHFCGTHFFNPARYLKLFEIIPGPKTDASVLKFLNGYGEQFLGKTSVIAKDTPAFIGNRVGIFSIMSLFHTVKEIDLTIEEVDKLSGPVIGRPKSATFRTVDVVGLDTLVHVANGIADNCKDDERLELFKLPDFINTMMENKWLGSKTGQGFYKKNVSADGKKEILSLDLNTLEYREKKRAKFATLELTKTIDKVADRFKVLVKGKDKAGEFYRKSFSALFAYVSNRIPEISDELYKIDDAMKAGFGWEHGPFQIWDAIGVEKGIEMMQAEGLKPADWVADMLESGSDSFYSIKDGATYFYDIPKKEQEKVPGQDAFIILDNIRKTTEVFSNSGVSIQDLGDGILNVEFQSKMNTIGGDVLAGINKGIDLAEKDFAGLIVGNQGPNFSVGANIGMIFMMAAEQEYDELNMAIKYFQDTMMRMRYSSIPTISAPHGMALGGGCEISLHADKIVAAAETYMGLVEFGVGVIPGGGGSKEMALRASDTFRKGDVQLNTLQEYFLTIGMAKVSTSAYEAFDLGLMQQGKDFVVVNKDRQIATAKAHAKLMADAGYTQPVKRNDVLVLGKQALSMFMVGTDSMQDSKYISEHDRKIANKLGYVMAGGDLSEPTRVSEQYLLDIEREAFLSLCTERKTLERIQHMLTKGKPLRN